One window of the Rosa rugosa chromosome 3, drRosRugo1.1, whole genome shotgun sequence genome contains the following:
- the LOC133738359 gene encoding uncharacterized protein LOC133738359 has product MTLQQDTPLSVFPVLNYLEIDGARRLKEIFHGDLPLGSLQKLERLTLRDCQSLEAIFALEGSGHHVKEINFRSLTDLALEGLPSFTGMSRSTCKGMERQLEGSSLYPNSLTVEHSLFSDPKVVFPVLEYLTISRLGNWKEIWNSRLSPNSFSELRELTVEDCDKLLHLVPTQMQNRLQRLESIGVFNCSSLEEIFEVGRLTVNEGNASISQSYKIPSNISQSDQEMQINDIMDFKQSCQGFQNLTELEVRSCGSLRYLLSPSIARGLAKLKYLTIRSCEMIEAIVAADEGEETEDESMLPQLYYLALVDLPNLGSFSQGKYTFDWPLVEWIIINKCNKMNNFCSGSLSISREVRIRVSDSGENLKQELNDSKKES; this is encoded by the exons ATGACTCTTCAGCAAGATACTCCACTAAGCGTCTTTCCTGTCTTGAATTATCTGGAAATCGATGGAGCAAGAAGGCTGAAAGAGATTTTTCATGGTGACCTGCCACTGGGATCGCTTCAGAAACTAGAAAGGCTAACTTTACGGGATTGCCAGTCATTGGAAGCAATTTTTGCCTTGGAAGGATCGGGACATCATGTCAAAGAGATCAACTTCCGTAGTTTGACAGACTTGGCACTTGAAGGTCTACCAAGCTTCACTGGAATGAGCAGAAGTACTTGTAAGGGGATGGAAAGGCAACTGGAAGGCAGCAGTCTCTATCCCAATAGTTTGACCGTTGAACATTCACTTTTCTCTGACCCCAAg GTTGTCTTTCCCGTCTTGGAATACCTGACAATTAGCCGTCTGGGCAACTGGAAAGAGATATGGAATAGCCGACTTTCACCCAACTCCTTCTCTGAATTAAGAGAGCTCACTGTCGAGGATTGTGACAAACTATTGCATTTGGTACCAACACAAATGCAAAATAGATTGCAGAGATTGGAGAGCATAGGGGTATTCAACTGTTCTTCACTGgaagagatttttgaagtcggaAGATTGACCGTCAATGAAGGGAATGCCTCAATTTCTCAGTCATACAAAATACCTTCAAATATTTCCCAATCTGATCAAGAGATGCAAATAAATGATATCATGGATTTCAAACAATCTTGTCAAGGCTTTCAGAATTTAACTGAACTAGAAGTTAGATCTTGTGGCAGTTTGAGATACCTGCTCTCTCCTTCGATTGCCAGAGGTCTTGCCAAGCTCAAATATCTAACTATAAGATCTTGCGAGATGATCGAAGCAATAGTCGCAGCAGATGAGGGTGAAGAAACAGAGGATGAAAGCATGCTCCCTCAGCTATATTATTTGGCTCTTGTGGATCTACCCAATCTTGGAAGCTTTTCGCAAGGCAAATATACTTTTGATTGGCCACTAGTGGAATGGATCATAATTAACAAATGCAACAAAATGAACAACTTCTGTTCAGGATCCCTCAGCATCTCAAGGGAAGTGAGGATACGAGTCTCTGATTCTGGTGAGAATCTCAAGCAGGAGCTGAATGATAGCAAGAAAGAAAGCTGA
- the LOC133735666 gene encoding disease resistance protein At4g27190-like codes for MAPKVDVLLTEGDFGTISCPARAQKIDFPAMQYFEDSTEAPAKPHGGASSSSGTSDPAKPTAPMDLSGRLKYRLPYTKDLLTALQDDKISMIGISGTIREIDTVTTKEFMKRMKQKKFFEEVAMAVVSQGPDLKRIQGEIAEMLDLKLENESLVERAERLRAVLQASDSKRILVILTDVCGIPDLDAIGISRVDIKKSCKIILISQLSDVFGENREMGTQSNFKLLLQSTPRARPVEFRSRISVIRDVMDALTDDESNPIVICGMGGVGKTTLVMEIGAKASEVDLFDDVAIAEFTQEPDLIKIQEKIAQALGLKLEKGDDRAAKLRERLSMETKKVLVILDNVWGQLDLWELGIPISRDPKSCKLLVSSRNQDIFKEMKTKKNFLIGSLLKHDAWSLFKKVAGCSIESDSELRSIAEQVLDECDGLPVAISTVGRALQDEKIPVWRNALRQLRMACPKDVPGVIERVYGKIEFSYECLPSEEAKSCFLLCCIFPESEEFPIEWLVMFAIGLGLFKDIDSISGARDYVITVVETLKCRSLLLDGDEKDWFRMHDVVRDVAVYIASKELAQKKSDKLERRFMLRKEKELKHWLESSSLRADMSTTELLVLGPTDRIELELPATIFDGMENLKVLLIGRSILPSLSLPKNLQTLILLDCHLNIDVIGELRSLMILYLHDVKQLPDTFKNLSNLRLLKLTGCTELKVISPGVISSLSRLEELYMGNSFNDWVVEKLGSTETINWISQLEVDAQPEEVNMWKKFNRLAVEKLASTETTTDQVSQPEEDKERSEPEELNNLGDLFAKYVRGLRGNYDHLTSWANSMDWRVGLLSELLSLSRLTTLEVVLPPIDILRTSKLFHKLERFKISIGWDEHEDLEDLKGNYLRVHDLETSSLADTGIGLLLKKTNQLELKMKNLTDPHNVLDVNCCANLESLTLKDSDSVEYLIDMTLKQDTPRSVFPVFHGDLALGLLQKLESLTLQDCQSLEAIFALEGSGHHVKEINFLSLRRLKLEGLPSFTGMSRSTCKGMERQLEGSSLYPNSLAVEHSLLSDPKVVFPVLEYLTISRLGNWKEIWNSRLSPNSFSELRRLTVEDCDKLLHLVPTQMRNRLQRLETIWVFNCSSLEEIFEVGRLTVNEGNASISQSDKIDSNISQSDQGMQINDIMDFKQSCQGFQNLTELHVRSCGSLRYLLAPSIARGLVKLERLVIISCEKIEAIVAADEGEETEDESMLPQLSSLILLDLPNLGNFSQGKYTFNWPLVREIGISNCNKMNNFCSGSLSIARAVWIYVSDSGENLKQELNDSKKES; via the exons ATGGCTCCAAAGGTAGATGTCCTACTTACAGAAGGAGATTTCGGGACAATATCATGCCCTGCTCGTGCGCAGAAGATTGATTTTCCAGCCATGCAATATTTTGAGGATTCCACTGAGGCACCGGCGAAGCCCCATGGAGGGGCTAGCTCCTCCTCAGGAACATCCGATCCTGCTAAACCAACTGCACCTATGGATCTCTCTGGGCGTCTGAAATATAGGTTGCCTTATACAAAGGATCTCTTGACGGCTCTGCAAGATGACAAGATCAGCATGATTGGCATTTCTGGGACAATCAGAGAGATAGATACAGTAACAACTAAAGagttcatgaaaagaatgaaacaaaaaaagttCTTTGAAGAGGTTGCGATGGCAGTTGTCTCCCAGGGTCCAGACTTGAAACGAATACAAGGTGAAATTGCAGAAATGCTAGACCTGAAATTGGAGAATGAGAGTTTGGTTGAACGGGCAGAGAGGCTACGTGCTGTTTTACAGGCATCTGATTCTAAGAGGATTCTTGTAATACTGACTGATGTCTGTGGAATACCGGATTTGGATGCAATTGGAATTTCTCGTGTTGATATCAAGAAAAGCTGCAAGATCATTTTGATTTCACAACTATCAGATGTGTTTGGTGAAAACCGTGAAATGGGTACTCAGAGCAATTTCAAATTGTTATTACAATCCACTCCCAGAGCAAGACCTGTTGAGTTTAGATCAAGAATCTCAGTCATCAGAGATGTAATGGATGCTCTGACAGATGATGAATCCAACCCCATTGTAATATGTGGGATGGGGGGAGTTGGCAAAACAACCTTGGTGATGGAAATTGGTGCAAAAGCGAGTGAAGTAGATCTATTTGATGATGTTGCAATTGCAGAGTTTACTCAAGAACCTGACTTGAtcaaaatccaagaaaaaattGCTCAAGCTCTAGGTCTGAAACTTGAAAAAGGTGATGACCGAGCAGCCAAGTTACGAGAAAGATTATCAATGGAGACGAAAAAGGTCCTTGTAATATTGGACAATGTTTGGGGACAACTAGATCTGTGGGAACTAGGAATTCCAATTTCCCGGGATCCAAAAAGTTGCAAACTTCTGGTATCATCACGGAATCAAGATATCTTTAAAGAGATGAAAACCAAAAAGAATTTCCTCATTGGTAGTTTGCTAAAACATGATGCCTGGAGTTTGTTTAAGAAGGTAGCAGGATGTTCCATTGAATCCGATTCCGAGCTGCGTTCTATAGCAGAGCAGGTTCTGGATGAATGTGATGGCTTACCGGTTGCAATTTCTACTGTTGGAAGGGCACTACAAGATGAAAAAATTCCAGTATGGAGAAATGCACTTAGACAACTAAGAATGGCTTGCCCAAAAGATGTTCCAGGAGTTATAGAGCGTGTGTACGGAAAAATAGAGTTCAGTTATGAATGTCTACCAAGCGAGGAAGCCAAATCATGTTTTTTGCTGTGTTGCATATTTCCAGAAAGTGAAGAGTTTCCAATTGAATGGTTGGTTATGTTTGCGATTGGGCTTGGACTTTTTAAAGACATTGATTCAATATCTGGAGCAAGGGATTACGTAATAACAGTGGTTGAAACACTCAAATGTCGTTCTTTGTTGTTAGACGGCGATGAGAAAGATTGGTTTAGAATGCATGATGTGGTGCGTGACGTAGCCGTGTATATAGCCTCCAAAGAGTTAGCACAAAAGAAGAGTGATAAGCTTGAAAGGAGATTTAtgttaagaaaagaaaaggaattgaAGCATTGGCTCGAGAGTAGTTCACTGAGAGCCGATATGAGTACTACTGAGCTTTTAGTGTTGGGACCCACAGATAGAATTGAACTGGAGCTGCCAGCCACAATTTTCGATGGAATGGAAAATCTCAAGGTTTTACTGATCGGGCGTTCAATCCTCCCATCCCTTTCACTTCCGAAGAATCTTCAAACACTCATTCTATTGGATTGCCATCTCAATATTGATGTCATTGGAGAGCTACGGTCACTCATGATACTCTATTTGCATGACGTCAAACAGTTGCCTGATACATTCAAAAATTTATCTAATCTGAGGTTGTTAAAGTTGACAGGATGTACAGAGCTTAAAGTAATATCACCAGGTGTTATATCGAGTTTATCTCGTCTAGAAGAATTGTACATGGGGAATAGCTTTAACGATTGGGTGGTTGAGAAACTGGGCTCAACAGAAACAATCAATTGGATCTCTCAATTGGAGGTTGATGCCCAACCAGAAGAAGTCAACATGTGGAAGAAATTCAACAGGTTGGCGGTTGAGAAACTAGCCTCAACAGAAACAACAACTGATCAGGTCTCTCAACCGGAGGAGGATAAGGAAAGAAGTGAACCAGAGGAACTCAACAACCTTGGAGATCTGTTCGCAAAGTATGTTCGAGGTTTACGGGGAAACTACGACCATCTCACAAGTTGGGCCAACTCTATGGACTGGAGAGTTGGATTACTTTCAGAGCTACTTTCCTTGTCCCGTTTGACTACTTTAGAAGTGGTTTTACCACCAATTGACATTCTGCGAACCAGTAAGCTATTTCATAAGCTTGAAAGATTTAAGATCTCTATTGGATGGGATGAGCATGAAGACTTGGAGGACTTAAAGGGTAACTACTTGAGAGTTCATGATCTTGAAACAAGCTCTCTTGCGGATACTGGAATCGGTTTGTTGTTAAAGAAAACTAACCAGCTCGAGTTAAAAATGAAGAATTTGACTGACCCTCACAATGTCTTAGATGTAAACTGCTGTGCAAACTTGGAGTCACTTACCCTCAAAGACTCTGATTCTGTGGAATATCTGATTGACATGACTCTTAAGCAAGATACTCCACGAAGCGTCTTTCCCGTCTTTCATGGTGACCTGGCACTGGGGTTGCTTCAGAAACTAGAAAGCCTAACTTTACAGGATTGCCAGTCATTGGAGGCAATTTTTGCCTTGGAAGGATCGGGACATCATGTCAAAGAGATCAACTTCCTTAGTTTGAGGCGGTTGAAACTTGAAGGTCTACCAAGCTTCACTGGAATGAGCAGAAGTACTTGTAAGGGGATGGAAAGGCAACTGGAAGGCAGCAGTCTCTATCCCAATAGTTTGGCCGTTGAACATTCACTTTTGTCTGACCCCAAg GTTGTCTTTCCCGTCTTGGAATACCTGACAATTAGCCGTCTGGGCAACTGGAAAGAGATATGGAATAGCCGACTTTCACCCAACTCCTTCTCTGAATTAAGAAGGCTCACTGTCGAGGATTGTGACAAACTATTGCATTTGGTACCAACACAAATGCGAAATAGATTGCAGAGATTGGAGACCATATGGGTATTCAACTGTTCTTCACTGgaagagatttttgaagtcggaAGATTGACCGTCAATGAAGGGAATGCTTCAATTTCTCAGTCAGACAAAATAGATTCAAATATTTCCCAATCTGATCAAGGGATGCAAATAAATGATATCATGGATTTCAAACAATCTTGTCAGGGCTTTCAGAATTTAACTGAACTACATGTTAGATCTTGTGGCAGTTTGAGATACCTGCTCGCTCCTTCGATTGCCAGAGGTCTTGTCAAGCTCGAACGTCTAGTTATAATATCTTGCGAGAAGATCGAAGCAATAGTCGCAGCAGATGAGGGTGAAGAAACAGAGGATGAAAGCATGCTCCCTCAGCTATCTTCTTTGATTCTTTTGGATCTACCCAATCTTGGAAACTTTTCGCAAGGCAAATATACTTTTAATTGGCCACTAGTGAGAGAGATCGGTATTAGCAATTGCAACAAAATGAACAACTTCTGTTCAGGATCCCTCAGCATAGCACGGGCAGTGTGGATATATGTCTCTGATTCTGGTGAGAATCTCAAGCAGGAGCTGAATGATAGCAAGAAAGAAAGCTGA
- the LOC133735204 gene encoding acyl-coenzyme A thioesterase 2, chloroplastic-like isoform X1, which yields MDPNSSPSNSNSNTTIPVVATLPAFGSDSLTRKPISLWPGMFHSPVTQALWEARSHMFERLLDPPADAPPQSELLNKTPSQSRTTILYNFSADFILREQYRDPWNEVRIGKLLEDLDALAGTISVKESFGVFWQMLRI from the exons ATGGACCCAAATTCATCtccttccaattccaattccaacaccACCATTCCGGTAGTGGCAACCCTCCCCGCTTTCGGGTCGGACTCTTTGACCCGGAAGCCCATCAGCTTGTGGCCCGGAATGTTCCACTCGCCGGTGACCCAGGCACTGTGGGAAGCGAGGTCTCACATGTTCGAGAGGCTCTTGGACCCACCAGCAGACGCTCCTCCGCAGAGCGAATTGCTGAACAAGACTCCGTCTCAGAGCAGGACTACAATTCTCTACAATTTCTCTGCTGATTTTATACTGAGGGAGCAGTACAGGGATCCTTGGAATGAGGTCCGAATTGGGAAACTGCTTGAAGACCTTGATGCTTTAGCTGGAACCATTTCTGTCAAG GAGTCGTTTGGCGTTTTTTGGCAAATGTTAAGGATCTAA
- the LOC133735204 gene encoding acyl-coenzyme A thioesterase 2, chloroplastic-like isoform X2, which produces MDPNSSPSNSNSNTTIPVVATLPAFGSDSLTRKPISLWPGMFHSPVTQALWEARSHMFERLLDPPADAPPQSELLNKTPSQSRTTILYNFSADFILREQYRDPWNEVRIGKLLEDLDALAGTISVKCNL; this is translated from the exons ATGGACCCAAATTCATCtccttccaattccaattccaacaccACCATTCCGGTAGTGGCAACCCTCCCCGCTTTCGGGTCGGACTCTTTGACCCGGAAGCCCATCAGCTTGTGGCCCGGAATGTTCCACTCGCCGGTGACCCAGGCACTGTGGGAAGCGAGGTCTCACATGTTCGAGAGGCTCTTGGACCCACCAGCAGACGCTCCTCCGCAGAGCGAATTGCTGAACAAGACTCCGTCTCAGAGCAGGACTACAATTCTCTACAATTTCTCTGCTGATTTTATACTGAGGGAGCAGTACAGGGATCCTTGGAATGAGGTCCGAATTGGGAAACTGCTTGAAGACCTTGATGCTTTAGCTGGAACCATTTCTGTCAAG TGCAATCTTTGA